One stretch of bacterium DNA includes these proteins:
- a CDS encoding ATP-binding protein has translation MMQFLANLGAIPAGVAAAPGGPVPYAVAILALVAGLVWQIWRVRQRSNDLHDRQERVRGLESLLAISARIHAFRDSEHLLHEITQSVRESLGFRMVLLRIYNVSDKVFEAKAFSGIDEEGIEYLRNSPMTLTGFRKMALPQFLVSNSYLIRHTIEGAEQALADAYTQAQEKRAEGDWDERDALIIPLNSPEGEIRGYLSVDDPVDHKVPGLQTIQMLELFAQQAATAIASAELYSRLHRQNQELTRSSDRLRYHNELKNNFVANVSHELRTPLTSIKAYSEALVHGRERMDDAAQGEFLRVIQSESEKLTGIVNNLLDLERMEREQVTFNRHQTDLVALVRGIEGSARTQAETKRIAFSMHVDREEILLGVDADLVRQLIRHLLDNAFKFTPSGGKVHLSLVDGVSSVRIVVEDNGIGVPDNKMTYIFDRFYQVDGSSTREHGGQGIGLAICRDIVTRHGGRIWGERVQPQGVRFNALLPRRDEIVRRGQNNGRLTVFNDVPEFAERLIHWVGELLRSRVVALLLPDAGGEHLVVEAAMGLEDRVVQDMRLARGEGVAGRVWATGEPALSEAAAAGVRAASDRAGDRLETGSLLSAPVTRDGRVVGVVNVASRLDGRPFGVCDRLLLQAIAARLGHVLERVVVHQHSNREFGDLAQALRKSVAIRRARHDDLAEICHDVCIETARRMGLSEPELMSLAFALQTYDLGLTGIPDDIIYKGPPLEPEEWEILQQHVHLSLQLISSLDAPGEVHDIVLHHHEHYDGSGYPRGLAGEDIPLGARLLMLADSLTAMLQGRPYRRAVTLEQALDEMQQRAGSQFCPRTLTNFLDEAQRHAERIGEVQHARNLALPPPAPRAAADSAPESEAGELVGAVAGDSSAI, from the coding sequence ATGATGCAGTTCCTGGCGAATCTCGGTGCGATCCCGGCCGGCGTGGCGGCGGCTCCCGGCGGTCCGGTGCCCTACGCCGTGGCGATCCTGGCCCTGGTCGCGGGGCTGGTCTGGCAGATCTGGCGCGTGCGCCAGCGCTCCAACGACCTCCACGACCGGCAGGAGCGCGTGCGCGGCCTGGAGAGCCTGCTGGCGATCTCGGCGCGCATCCACGCTTTCCGCGATTCCGAGCACTTGCTCCACGAGATCACGCAGTCGGTGCGGGAATCGCTGGGCTTCCGCATGGTCCTGTTGCGCATCTACAACGTCTCGGACAAGGTCTTCGAGGCGAAGGCCTTCTCCGGCATCGACGAGGAAGGCATCGAGTACCTGCGCAACAGCCCGATGACGCTGACCGGGTTCCGCAAGATGGCCCTGCCGCAGTTCCTGGTCTCCAATTCCTACCTCATCCGCCACACGATCGAGGGTGCGGAGCAGGCCCTGGCCGACGCCTACACGCAGGCGCAGGAGAAGCGCGCCGAGGGCGATTGGGACGAGCGCGATGCGCTGATCATTCCCCTGAATTCGCCCGAAGGGGAGATCCGAGGCTACCTGAGCGTCGACGATCCGGTCGATCACAAGGTGCCCGGACTGCAGACCATCCAGATGCTGGAGCTGTTCGCCCAGCAGGCGGCCACGGCCATCGCCTCGGCCGAGCTCTACTCGCGGCTGCACCGGCAGAACCAGGAGCTGACGCGCTCCTCGGACCGCCTGCGCTACCACAACGAGCTGAAGAACAACTTCGTCGCCAACGTCAGCCACGAGCTGCGCACCCCGCTGACCTCGATCAAGGCCTACAGCGAGGCCCTGGTGCACGGGCGCGAGCGCATGGACGACGCGGCCCAGGGCGAGTTCCTGCGCGTCATCCAGTCCGAGAGCGAGAAGCTCACGGGCATCGTCAACAACCTCCTGGACCTCGAGCGCATGGAGCGCGAGCAGGTCACCTTCAACCGCCACCAGACGGACCTCGTGGCGCTGGTGCGCGGCATCGAGGGTTCCGCGCGCACCCAGGCCGAGACCAAGCGCATCGCGTTCTCCATGCACGTGGACCGCGAGGAGATCCTGCTCGGCGTCGACGCCGACCTCGTGCGCCAGCTGATCCGCCACCTGCTGGACAACGCCTTCAAGTTCACCCCGAGCGGGGGGAAGGTGCACCTGTCGCTGGTCGACGGCGTCTCGTCGGTGCGCATCGTGGTCGAGGACAACGGCATCGGCGTCCCCGACAACAAGATGACCTACATCTTCGACCGCTTCTACCAGGTCGACGGCTCCAGCACGCGCGAGCACGGCGGCCAGGGCATCGGGCTGGCCATCTGCCGCGACATCGTCACGCGCCACGGCGGCCGCATCTGGGGCGAGCGGGTGCAGCCCCAGGGCGTGCGCTTCAACGCCCTGCTGCCGCGCCGGGACGAGATCGTCCGCCGGGGCCAGAACAACGGCCGCCTCACGGTCTTCAACGACGTGCCCGAGTTCGCGGAGCGGCTGATCCACTGGGTCGGCGAGCTGCTGCGGTCGCGCGTGGTCGCGCTGCTGCTGCCCGACGCGGGCGGGGAGCACCTGGTCGTCGAGGCGGCCATGGGCCTCGAGGACCGCGTGGTGCAGGACATGCGCCTCGCGCGCGGCGAGGGCGTGGCCGGGCGCGTCTGGGCGACCGGGGAGCCGGCGCTGAGCGAAGCCGCGGCCGCCGGGGTGCGCGCCGCGTCGGACCGCGCCGGGGACCGCCTGGAGACCGGCAGCCTGCTGAGCGCGCCGGTGACGCGCGACGGGCGCGTGGTGGGCGTGGTGAACGTCGCCAGCCGGCTCGACGGCCGCCCGTTCGGCGTGTGCGACCGCCTGCTGTTGCAGGCGATCGCGGCGCGGCTGGGGCACGTCCTGGAGCGCGTCGTGGTCCACCAGCACAGCAACCGCGAGTTCGGCGACCTCGCGCAGGCCCTGCGCAAGAGCGTGGCCATCCGCCGCGCCCGCCACGACGACCTCGCGGAGATCTGCCACGACGTCTGCATCGAGACCGCCCGGCGCATGGGCCTCTCCGAGCCCGAGCTGATGAGCCTGGCCTTCGCGCTGCAGACCTACGACCTGGGCCTGACCGGCATCCCCGACGACATCATCTACAAGGGGCCGCCGCTCGAGCCGGAGGAGTGGGAAATCCTGCAGCAGCACGTCCACCTGAGCCTGCAGCTGATCTCGTCGCTCGACGCTCCCGGCGAGGTGCACGACATCGTCCTGCACCACCACGAGCACTACGACGGTTCGGGCTACCCGCGGGGGCTGGCCGGCGAGGACATCCCCCTGGGCGCGCGGCTGCTGATGCTGGCCGACAGCCTCACCGCGATGCTGCAGGGCCGCCCCTACCGCCGGGCCGTGACCCTGGAGCAGGCGCTCGACGAGATGCAGCAGCGGGCCGGCAGCCAGTTCTGCCCGCGCACCCTGACGAACTTCCTGGACGAGGCGCAGCGCCACGCCGAACGCATCGGCGAGGTGCAGCACGCGCGCAACCTGGCCCTGCCGCCGCCGGCGCCGAGGGCCGCGGCGGACAGCGCCCCCGAGAGCGAGGCGGGGGAGCTCGTCGGCGCCGTCGCCGGCGACAGCTCCGCGATCTGA